A region of Panicum virgatum strain AP13 chromosome 8N, P.virgatum_v5, whole genome shotgun sequence DNA encodes the following proteins:
- the LOC120686926 gene encoding uncharacterized protein LOC120686926, with protein MAAANLLTALLNMYTTPSVDFDRVDAFVLAPSAHPGWPCSHLSGITELELARDEGELGLSFLPNLCSVLATGLPSWPRCWGAAPQQPGPRAAAHGGAAGGPCCGCWSWPFGAASARRGIRILRGEVAAEVPMLAVGLPSAALQAPPPASSERCLVVDVGRSREAAGLRAEHAGAAVGAEEAGGALE; from the exons atggccgccgccaacCTGCTGACTGCCCTCCTCAACATGTACACCACG CCCAGCGTGGATTTCGACAGGGTCGACGCATTTGTGCTAGCCCCCTCCGCGCATCCGGGGTGGCCGTGCTCCCACCTCTCGGGGATCACGGAGCTCGAGCTGGCACGCGACGAGGGCGAACTGGGGCTCTCGTTCCTGCCCAACCTCTGCTCGGTGCTCGCCACGGGGCTCCCCTCATGGCCGCGCTGTTGGGGGGCCGCGCCCCAGCAACCAGGACCGCGCGCTGCGGCTCACGGCGGTGCTGCTGGCGGCCCCTGCTGTGGCTGCTGGAGCTGGCCGTTCGGGGCGGCCTCTGCGCGCCGCGGTATTCGGATCCTGcgaggggaggtggcggcggaggtgccCATGCTGGCCGTTGGGCTGCCCTCTGCTGCCCtacaagctccgccgccggcctcctccgagCGCTGCCTCGTCGTCGATGTCGGCCGCAGCCGAGAGGCGGCTGGGTTGCGGGCTGAAcacgccggcgcggcggtgggggccgAGGAGGCTGGGGGAGCATTGGAGTAg